From Vigna radiata var. radiata cultivar VC1973A unplaced genomic scaffold, Vradiata_ver6 scaffold_83, whole genome shotgun sequence:
aaatattggttataaaattaatgaaaaataattaataaatattttttagaattaaatttttttaaaacattttaaaataatttttggtggttttaaatcttcaataaaaattaaaatataataaaataatgatatattttgtgaccattttaacttaaaataagtttaaaataatataaaataagagttGATTCTATACGAGTTTGTAactattagtattttttttccttctctaaCAATAATACcagtgtttaaaatatttttggcaGAAATTTTTGTTGACATATGTATTTCTCAccattattttaattggacATGACTTTGGTgtccttttaaaatatattttaataatttttttaataatttttaatgtgttatcattttattgatttgtatatttaaaatgaaacaattacaaattatcacgtatataatataattgaaaaaaattatcaaaaaagaaattgttaaaaaatccaactttcttaaaaaaaagttttatattataaatgacgTGGCATTATTAcaggaaattgaaaatgaagaaacgTCATTCACCACCACCATTTAACTATTtatgaaaggaaaatgatattttaacactaatttttttatatcattttgatactgtatgtgttaaaatgtggttggacgattttaaattaaaaaaaaactttggtttttctcttctaaatatgtcttttgtttcaatttttttaattttaaatcgtccaaccacgttttgacacgtgtgcaatgtgaaaatggtgtcaaaaaattagtgttaaaatatcattttcctaaaagaaaaatattctgtAAACAGGAATTCTGTAGACAAACTATCACAACCCTTGTTCTCTTAATGTAGCACAATTTCTTACAGTGAATTCCCTTTTTCAGTTATTTTAGAACTGAGACTTTTAATCACCAAGACAAACAATAGTATTAAAGATAAGATAGGGAAGGAAAAAATGCATCTTGCAAGCAGATGCAGATGAAGACTAAAGTTCACCCATCCTTCTTGCACATTTGATACAATCATCCAATATCATCTTCGCATCATATTTGTATACAAATCCTTTGTCACGCAGCTTTGTTGATGTCCACTTGATATCCTTCCTCTGCCCATCTGCATTTCTGAAATGTAATTTTCATATGAAAACTGTAAACAATTAATAGGAAGAAAACTTAACTTGTGTATATGCAATcatgtacaaatattttatctaaCTTAAAGTTATATTCTATTGAAAGATGTCCTTGTTTAACATCTTTTTGCAGAAAAGATACTACTATTTAGGCCTTTGAGTTAGTTCTttcataaacaaacaaaaagagcAAGAGAACAGATAAATCTAGCAATAACCAAGAACAGGCAACCACTCACTCTTTTTTGACGGTGAATTCTGGATAATAAAGAGCATAATGGTTAGCCATATCCTGTAATGAAATGTATGAACTTGCACACAAGAATCTTCCACTGATAGAGGGGTTTTCCATACAGAAGATATGAGCATCACAGACATCATCAATGTGAACAAGAGGAATTTTACCCAGCAATCCATCTAGAAATTTGAGTGATAGGTAAGCCCTTTCATGTTGCACTATCTGTGCGATACAAACTGTTGTACTACTGGATGAAGACAGTAGGGTGTCACCTCCCACAAGTCCACAAGCAAGTGTTACTACCTCCAATTTTCTTCCACCATTTTCATCATTCCCATACCTCAACAGATGTTTCTCAGACGATGTCTTTGAAAATACATAATCCTTTAAAATAACACCAACACAATCCGTTAATGGTCCCAATAAAAATCAGATACCATTTttaaacacaataataaatttaatattaagaaaaaatattaaaacttatattttagtcgccataacatattttatata
This genomic window contains:
- the LOC106754127 gene encoding putative anthocyanidin reductase isoform X2 translates to MGEGRKVCVTGGSGYIGSWLIKKLLAKGYTVHATLRDLKNESKVGLLKSLPHAEGKLVLFEADIYNPTQFDSAIQGCQYVFHVATPLTHEPASSQYKDTTEAAVAGAKSXALSCXRSGTVKRLIYTASVVSASPLKEDGSDFKDVMDETCWTPLNDSLECVFLDPVFKDYVFSKTSSEKHLLRYGNDENGGRKLEVVTLACGLVGGDTLLSSSSSTTVCIAQIVQHERAYLSLKFLDGLLGKIPLVHIDDVCDAHIFCMENPSISGRFLCASSYISLQDMANHYALYYPEFTVKKENADGQRKDIKWTSTKLRDKGFVYKYDAKMILDDCIKCARRMGEL
- the LOC106754127 gene encoding putative anthocyanidin reductase isoform X1 is translated as MGEGRKVCVTGGSGYIGSWLIKKLLAKGYTVHATLRDLKNESKVGLLKSLPHAEGKLVLFEADIYNPTQFDSAIQGCQYVFHVATPLTHEPASSQQYKDTTEAAVAGAKSXALSCXRSGTVKRLIYTASVVSASPLKEDGSDFKDVMDETCWTPLNDSLECVFLDPVFKDYVFSKTSSEKHLLRYGNDENGGRKLEVVTLACGLVGGDTLLSSSSSTTVCIAQIVQHERAYLSLKFLDGLLGKIPLVHIDDVCDAHIFCMENPSISGRFLCASSYISLQDMANHYALYYPEFTVKKENADGQRKDIKWTSTKLRDKGFVYKYDAKMILDDCIKCARRMGEL